In Amycolatopsis jiangsuensis, the following proteins share a genomic window:
- the pqqB gene encoding pyrroloquinoline quinone biosynthesis protein PqqB, whose amino-acid sequence MFVHCLGAAAGGGFPQWNCACDGCRRGRAKPEAATTHAGIAVSGDGEQWFLLNATPDVHHQIAADSALHPGPEIRKTPVAGVLLTDAEFDHTIGLLMLREESSLTVYGTYPVLEALTLWFPIRDLLSDYADLTWSVVEAGKPLDLDDRVRVTPFMTGAKAPRYVGTSQLRGPSSEWEVGYRLEDRKTGGIVVYAPTLPRWDEKFAEQVASADCVFLDGTFWTDDEMSRQGAGSRTGRSMGHMPVGGEDGSAGALAALPAKRKIYTHINNTNPILDEDSAERRRLTDLGIEIGRAGLEVEV is encoded by the coding sequence GTGTTCGTACATTGCCTCGGAGCGGCGGCAGGCGGCGGTTTTCCGCAGTGGAATTGTGCTTGCGACGGGTGTCGCAGGGGCCGCGCCAAACCCGAAGCCGCCACGACCCACGCGGGAATCGCGGTTTCCGGGGACGGCGAACAGTGGTTCCTGCTGAACGCCACCCCGGACGTCCACCATCAGATAGCGGCGGATTCCGCGCTGCATCCCGGTCCGGAAATCCGGAAGACGCCGGTCGCCGGCGTGCTGCTGACCGACGCGGAGTTCGACCACACGATCGGCCTGCTGATGCTGCGGGAGGAGTCGTCGCTGACGGTGTACGGGACCTACCCGGTGCTGGAAGCGCTGACCTTGTGGTTCCCGATCCGGGACCTGCTGAGCGACTACGCGGACCTCACCTGGTCGGTGGTCGAGGCCGGCAAGCCGCTCGACCTGGACGATCGGGTGCGGGTGACCCCGTTCATGACCGGCGCCAAGGCACCCCGTTACGTCGGCACTTCCCAGCTGCGTGGGCCGTCGTCGGAGTGGGAGGTCGGCTACCGCCTGGAGGACAGGAAGACCGGCGGGATCGTCGTGTACGCACCGACGCTGCCGCGATGGGACGAGAAGTTCGCCGAGCAGGTGGCCTCGGCTGACTGCGTCTTCCTGGACGGCACGTTCTGGACCGACGACGAAATGTCGCGTCAGGGCGCGGGAAGCCGTACCGGACGGTCGATGGGGCACATGCCGGTCGGCGGCGAGGACGGCTCCGCCGGTGCACTGGCCGCGCTGCCGGCGAAGCGCAAGATCTACACCCACATCAACAACACGAACCCGATTCTCGACGAGGATTCCGCCGAGCGGCGCCGGCTCACGGACCTGGGCATCGAGATCGGTCGAGCAGGCTTGGAGGTGGAAGTATGA
- the hxlA gene encoding 3-hexulose-6-phosphate synthase, which yields MELQVALDVVDLPSALTLANQVAEFVDILELGTPLVKSVGIGAVSAVKAAHPDKLVFVDLKTADAGELEAGLAFEAGADLVTVMGAADDDTVRGAVAAGRKYGKSVVADMITVTEGRVARIREVAKLGVSFVEIHAGLDEQARPGYTIATLLEDGRQAGVPFSIAGGVKIDTIGSVREAGAKVAVAGGAIYNATDPAAAAKELKKHATA from the coding sequence GTGGAGTTGCAGGTGGCGTTGGATGTGGTGGATTTGCCGTCGGCGTTGACGTTGGCGAATCAGGTGGCGGAGTTTGTGGATATTTTGGAGTTGGGGACTCCGTTGGTGAAGTCGGTGGGGATCGGTGCGGTGAGTGCGGTGAAGGCTGCGCATCCGGACAAGCTGGTGTTCGTGGATTTGAAGACGGCGGATGCGGGTGAGTTGGAGGCGGGGTTGGCGTTCGAGGCGGGTGCGGATCTGGTGACGGTGATGGGTGCCGCTGATGATGACACGGTGCGGGGTGCGGTCGCGGCGGGTCGTAAGTACGGCAAGAGTGTGGTGGCGGACATGATCACGGTGACCGAGGGTCGGGTGGCGCGGATTCGTGAGGTGGCGAAGCTGGGGGTGTCGTTCGTGGAGATTCATGCGGGTCTGGACGAGCAGGCCCGTCCGGGGTACACGATCGCGACGTTGCTGGAGGATGGTCGTCAGGCTGGGGTGCCGTTCTCGATCGCTGGTGGGGTGAAGATCGACACGATCGGGTCGGTGCGCGAGGCGGGTGCGAAGGTCGCGGTCGCCGGTGGCGCGATCTACAACGCCACCGACCCCGCCGCCGCCGCGAAAGAACTCAAAAAACACGCCACCGCCTGA
- a CDS encoding GPR1/FUN34/YaaH family transporter, with the protein MTTDVAAETEAPARSAPAGDPALIGVPTFIVGATALGLVLTGYVPADAVGASIAIILPATGLGQLIAAVWAAALGQNAVASVFGIFAGFWISYAALVLGLAHNWFGISADAAIATQGLFLIAWLITIVLLTLTTLRMPAAFTLLFGLIDIALALVLYGTVGGSTAATTAGGYVTFAFTAVGVYLYAGAVSAATGGRPLPLGRPVLT; encoded by the coding sequence ATGACCACTGACGTTGCCGCCGAAACCGAAGCCCCCGCCCGGTCCGCTCCGGCGGGCGATCCCGCCCTGATCGGCGTACCGACCTTCATCGTCGGCGCGACCGCACTCGGCCTGGTGCTGACCGGGTACGTCCCGGCCGATGCCGTCGGCGCCTCGATCGCGATCATCCTGCCCGCGACCGGCCTGGGCCAGCTCATCGCGGCCGTGTGGGCAGCGGCGCTGGGCCAGAACGCCGTCGCCTCGGTGTTCGGGATCTTCGCCGGTTTCTGGATCAGCTACGCGGCACTCGTGCTCGGCCTGGCGCACAACTGGTTCGGCATCTCCGCCGACGCGGCGATCGCCACCCAGGGCCTGTTCCTGATCGCCTGGCTGATCACGATCGTCCTGCTGACCCTGACCACCTTGCGGATGCCCGCCGCGTTCACGCTGCTGTTCGGCTTGATCGACATCGCACTCGCCCTCGTCCTCTACGGCACAGTCGGCGGTTCCACAGCAGCCACCACGGCAGGCGGTTACGTGACGTTCGCGTTCACGGCAGTAGGGGTGTACCTGTACGCCGGCGCCGTCTCCGCCGCGACCGGCGGCCGTCCGCTCCCGCTGGGCCGCCCGGTCCTGACCTGA
- a CDS encoding helix-turn-helix domain-containing protein produces the protein MERGGRRPACRRPPGATRRCWFDAGGDATRAAAALQIHRNTFRYRLQRIETLCAVDLDDPAQRFTIELQTRLLTSPSGRS, from the coding sequence GTGGAACGAGGTGGTCGCCGACCTGCGTGTCGACGACCACCCGGAGCCACTCGCCGATGCTGGTTCGACGCCGGCGGTGACGCCACCCGCGCCGCCGCCGCACTGCAGATACACCGCAACACCTTCCGCTACCGGCTGCAGCGCATCGAAACCCTGTGCGCCGTCGACCTCGACGACCCCGCCCAGCGATTCACGATCGAGCTGCAGACCCGCCTCCTCACCTCGCCCAGCGGACGATCCTGA
- a CDS encoding alpha/beta fold hydrolase has protein sequence MGLDRLGVEGRTGRLSVLRTSGHRPGVPLVLIHPINSAAVVWTDVAARLDRPVVALDLRGHGDSGLTGPFTVEEGYVPDVLAVLDSLGVNEVHLAGGSLGGTICVALAALYPRRVLSVTTFGSTLGTGVPAEAIGAMVSELEAGGTAAYFAGLVPDIVGREHRESAHLKEVMAEAVGTRPEAVVAEILYGAFGADIRHLAGKVATSTIPVLAVAGDEDPTCPPSMSRELAETTGGIAKVLDGTGHLPMLEEPGQVADLLRTHIARAEGEAS, from the coding sequence ATGGGACTGGACCGACTGGGCGTCGAGGGGCGGACGGGACGGTTGTCGGTGCTGCGCACCTCCGGTCACCGGCCCGGGGTCCCGCTCGTGCTCATCCACCCGATCAATTCCGCCGCCGTGGTCTGGACCGACGTCGCCGCGCGGCTCGACCGGCCGGTCGTGGCGCTGGACCTGCGCGGGCACGGCGACTCCGGGCTGACCGGCCCGTTCACCGTCGAGGAGGGCTATGTGCCAGACGTCCTCGCGGTACTGGACAGCCTCGGAGTGAACGAGGTGCATCTGGCCGGGGGGTCGCTCGGCGGCACGATCTGTGTCGCGCTGGCCGCGCTGTACCCGAGACGGGTTCTCAGCGTCACCACGTTCGGTTCGACGCTGGGCACCGGTGTTCCGGCCGAGGCCATCGGTGCGATGGTGAGTGAACTCGAAGCCGGCGGCACCGCCGCGTACTTCGCCGGGCTGGTGCCGGACATCGTGGGCCGCGAACATCGGGAATCGGCTCACCTCAAGGAGGTCATGGCCGAGGCGGTCGGCACCCGGCCGGAGGCGGTGGTCGCCGAGATCCTGTACGGGGCCTTCGGTGCCGACATCCGGCACCTGGCCGGCAAGGTCGCCACGTCCACGATTCCCGTGCTTGCGGTGGCCGGCGACGAGGATCCGACCTGCCCGCCCTCGATGTCGCGAGAACTGGCCGAGACCACTGGCGGCATCGCGAAAGTGCTGGACGGGACGGGACATCTGCCGATGCTCGAAGAGCCCGGCCAGGTGGCGGATCTCCTTCGGACGCACATCGCCCGTGCCGAGGGAGAGGCGTCGTGA
- a CDS encoding nuclear transport factor 2 family protein: MSTDLERILEVHRGWYEANVGLVADRMLRYFPEGNGYHQFNLNGHTYHGVLDKHRLWVNAAKIGLSITAIKDTVGPDVQVFGDVALLTAEGIADVLAPGQQDAVPTPFRTTEFFRLDDGKGAPDWRIWHMHVSVQDPQMPKHGTE, encoded by the coding sequence ATGAGCACCGATCTCGAGCGGATCCTCGAAGTGCACCGAGGCTGGTACGAAGCGAACGTCGGCCTTGTCGCCGACCGGATGCTGCGGTACTTCCCGGAGGGCAACGGATACCACCAGTTCAACCTCAACGGCCACACCTACCACGGCGTGCTCGACAAGCACCGGCTGTGGGTCAACGCCGCGAAGATCGGGTTGAGCATCACCGCGATCAAGGACACCGTCGGCCCGGACGTCCAGGTCTTCGGTGACGTCGCGCTGCTCACCGCGGAAGGGATCGCGGACGTGCTGGCCCCCGGACAGCAGGACGCTGTGCCGACTCCGTTCCGCACCACGGAGTTCTTCCGTCTCGACGACGGCAAGGGCGCCCCGGACTGGCGGATCTGGCACATGCACGTCAGCGTCCAGGATCCGCAGATGCCCAAGCACGGTACGGAGTGA
- a CDS encoding SCO family protein, whose protein sequence is MPTSQARVGGHFELIDHFGERVTPECYRGQFMLVFFGFTHCGQICPAVLSRNSRALELLGRDADEIRPLYVTVDPDRDTPEVLAEYLRDRHPRYTGLTGTAEEIEAAKRAYHVFARRADELDDYTVPHTSFTFLMNPDGDYVTHYTDTVTAEELAAALAGEIARHRRNS, encoded by the coding sequence ATGCCAACCTCGCAAGCCCGCGTCGGCGGCCACTTCGAGCTCATCGATCACTTCGGCGAGCGCGTCACTCCCGAGTGCTACCGCGGGCAGTTCATGCTCGTCTTCTTCGGTTTCACTCATTGTGGACAGATTTGTCCTGCCGTGCTGAGCCGAAACAGCCGGGCGCTGGAGCTGCTGGGGCGGGACGCCGACGAAATCCGGCCGCTCTACGTCACTGTCGACCCCGACCGCGACACGCCGGAGGTGCTCGCCGAATACCTCCGCGACCGGCATCCCCGCTACACCGGGCTGACCGGTACTGCGGAAGAGATCGAAGCAGCCAAGCGCGCTTATCACGTCTTCGCCAGGCGTGCGGACGAACTGGACGACTACACCGTGCCGCACACGTCGTTCACCTTCCTGATGAACCCCGACGGCGACTACGTCACGCACTACACGGACACCGTCACAGCGGAAGAACTCGCTGCCGCCCTCGCCGGGGAAATCGCACGCCACCGCAGGAACAGCTGA
- a CDS encoding linalool dehydratase/isomerase domain-containing protein, whose product MTSELVARDPGPGIDPDQVPALDDLQIGHLRHIENLANQLPGDWSKMGGVDPGQELFDAYRYQLAYMAYTLGLAQYHWLPAAPSALKPTFEKTVEKMLRRDVWSYWKETSRGARVLDPDITALREPWTDPVVKENIMYSGHLYMMTGMHAALFDDDRYDTPGALTFEWDPVFQGLAPESHVYQRSTLGEVIYWQMVENGWLGVACEPNCIFIVCNQFPMMGFRFEDLRKGTSRAEEATSAYAAAWERRGMYAGNGSFHPFLMVKQDQLAPPGGIAGDAWVASVMNTWNRDVVREVFPRQLRGTLKTGPDGTLSHYSPSVVPQVRAALDAGEPADLPHDTTDLSTDPTFGYIAAALSELGDERVRGLRAHADRFMNPTWENGGLYYPRNDRAWDGEGNRTGVDTMTGNVLLGYSRLNVPDGLWALYNRPWTAEHFAEPRVVSQEGAFDLRRAYYHRDSRTLLLTARPRDGKPTDLSLTVANALPRPWTLSVDGIAVAGSDGPEHSSAVRVVADGDTLHLSTALDSETTLALRWS is encoded by the coding sequence ATGACATCCGAACTCGTTGCTCGTGATCCGGGGCCGGGAATCGATCCGGACCAGGTCCCGGCCCTCGACGATCTTCAGATCGGCCACCTGCGTCATATCGAGAATCTCGCGAACCAGTTGCCGGGTGACTGGTCGAAGATGGGCGGGGTCGATCCCGGGCAGGAGCTGTTCGACGCCTACCGCTACCAGCTCGCATACATGGCGTACACGCTGGGGCTCGCGCAGTATCACTGGTTGCCCGCCGCGCCGTCGGCGCTCAAGCCGACCTTCGAGAAGACGGTCGAGAAAATGCTGCGCCGCGACGTCTGGAGCTATTGGAAGGAGACCAGCCGTGGTGCCCGCGTCCTCGACCCGGACATCACGGCGCTGCGCGAACCCTGGACCGACCCGGTGGTCAAGGAGAACATCATGTACAGCGGGCACCTGTACATGATGACCGGTATGCACGCGGCGTTGTTCGATGACGACCGTTATGACACGCCTGGGGCCCTGACGTTCGAATGGGATCCGGTTTTCCAGGGGCTGGCACCGGAAAGTCACGTGTATCAGCGGTCGACTCTCGGCGAGGTCATCTACTGGCAGATGGTGGAGAACGGGTGGCTGGGCGTGGCCTGCGAACCCAACTGCATCTTCATCGTCTGCAACCAGTTCCCCATGATGGGTTTCCGGTTCGAGGACCTGCGCAAGGGGACGTCCCGCGCCGAGGAAGCGACCAGCGCCTACGCGGCGGCATGGGAGCGGCGGGGCATGTATGCCGGCAACGGCTCGTTCCACCCGTTCCTGATGGTGAAGCAGGACCAGCTGGCCCCGCCGGGCGGCATCGCGGGCGACGCGTGGGTGGCGTCGGTGATGAACACCTGGAATCGGGACGTCGTAAGGGAAGTCTTCCCCCGGCAGCTGCGCGGCACGCTGAAAACCGGGCCGGACGGCACCCTCTCGCACTACTCGCCGTCTGTCGTCCCGCAGGTCCGGGCCGCGCTGGACGCCGGCGAGCCCGCGGACCTTCCGCACGACACCACCGACCTGTCGACGGATCCGACTTTCGGGTACATCGCGGCCGCGTTGTCCGAACTCGGTGACGAGCGCGTGCGTGGATTGCGCGCCCACGCCGACCGGTTCATGAACCCCACCTGGGAGAACGGCGGACTGTACTATCCACGCAACGACAGGGCGTGGGACGGCGAGGGCAACCGGACCGGCGTCGACACCATGACCGGCAACGTCCTGCTGGGCTACAGCAGGCTCAACGTCCCGGACGGGCTCTGGGCACTCTACAACCGGCCGTGGACCGCCGAGCACTTCGCCGAACCGCGTGTGGTCTCGCAGGAGGGCGCGTTTGACCTGCGTCGCGCCTACTATCACCGCGACAGCCGCACTTTGCTGCTCACCGCGCGCCCGCGCGACGGCAAACCGACCGATCTTTCGCTGACCGTCGCCAATGCGCTGCCTCGTCCCTGGACGCTGAGCGTCGACGGGATCGCTGTCGCCGGCAGTGACGGTCCGGAGCACTCCTCAGCGGTGCGTGTCGTCGCGGACGGCGACACCCTTCACCTCAGCACCGCGCTCGATTCCGAGACGACACTTGCCCTGCGCTGGTCATGA
- a CDS encoding TetR/AcrR family transcriptional regulator — MTRSSGMTGSPDSSGQRAGSPTSVLGGDPAETEQAILRRGLDAFAELGYQATTVRVLAQRLGVSHNFISVRYGSKFAFWCAVVDFASSEALESGGWIFAEDYEDDQELIAASVRKIYRVSAQLPQLHRIVADEAARDSERLDYLFERYLRPFMSNVEPSIHRLVAKGIMPPVPVHLLYFAVMGPTSGLIQQPLARKFGRPEPSSDDEDIQYGQTLAGLLLSGIMHKPGA; from the coding sequence ATGACGAGGAGCAGCGGCATGACGGGTTCACCGGATTCATCCGGGCAGCGGGCAGGCTCGCCGACGTCGGTACTCGGCGGCGATCCGGCCGAGACCGAACAGGCCATCCTGCGGCGGGGCCTCGACGCCTTCGCCGAGCTGGGCTACCAGGCGACCACGGTGCGCGTCCTCGCGCAGCGGCTGGGAGTCAGCCACAACTTCATCAGCGTGCGCTACGGCTCGAAGTTCGCCTTCTGGTGCGCAGTCGTCGATTTCGCTTCCTCGGAGGCGCTCGAAAGCGGAGGATGGATCTTCGCCGAGGACTACGAGGACGACCAGGAGCTGATCGCCGCCTCCGTGCGCAAGATCTACCGGGTGTCCGCCCAATTGCCCCAGCTGCACCGGATCGTGGCCGACGAGGCGGCCCGGGACTCCGAACGGCTCGACTACCTTTTCGAGCGCTACCTGCGCCCCTTCATGTCGAACGTCGAACCGAGCATCCACCGGCTGGTCGCCAAGGGGATCATGCCGCCGGTACCCGTGCATCTGCTCTACTTCGCGGTCATGGGGCCCACCAGCGGGCTGATCCAGCAGCCGCTCGCCCGCAAGTTCGGCCGCCCGGAACCGTCCTCGGACGACGAGGACATCCAGTACGGGCAAACACTGGCCGGCCTGCTCCTCAGCGGGATCATGCACAAGCCGGGAGCGTGA
- a CDS encoding TetR/AcrR family transcriptional regulator — MPAESSRARSMNETRDRILDVALDLLGDNPDAGMGDIAAAAGVVRRTVYGHFPSRLDLVRTLTERAVTEMTTVLTEANASHSEADVTWVEFIARVWPVAHRYRVLLALRRGEYGEAIHGLLGPVDELLADLVKQGQDSDVFAQHLPADILSQLAYGAVFTIADSDRSNGPLGSRAATITSLLMLGVPETRATALVDDRP, encoded by the coding sequence GTGCCCGCCGAGTCCTCCCGCGCGCGCTCGATGAACGAGACACGCGATCGCATCCTCGACGTCGCCCTCGATCTGCTGGGAGACAACCCCGACGCCGGAATGGGCGACATCGCCGCCGCCGCCGGCGTCGTCCGCCGCACCGTCTACGGCCACTTCCCCTCGCGCCTCGACCTGGTTCGGACACTCACGGAACGGGCCGTCACCGAGATGACGACCGTGCTCACCGAAGCCAACGCCTCCCACTCGGAAGCAGACGTGACGTGGGTCGAATTCATCGCCCGCGTCTGGCCGGTGGCGCACCGGTACCGAGTCCTGCTGGCGCTTCGCCGTGGCGAGTACGGCGAGGCGATCCACGGCCTGCTCGGGCCGGTTGATGAACTCCTCGCCGACCTCGTGAAACAGGGCCAGGACAGCGACGTGTTCGCCCAGCATCTGCCGGCAGACATCCTGAGTCAGCTTGCCTACGGCGCTGTTTTCACGATCGCGGACAGCGACCGGTCGAACGGGCCCCTCGGCTCCCGAGCAGCGACGATCACGAGCCTGCTGATGCTCGGAGTTCCTGAAACGCGCGCAACCGCTCTCGTGGACGACCGGCCGTGA
- a CDS encoding epoxide hydrolase family protein codes for MTAPTPPTPPTSTLVRPFTVSISDAEIDDLKRRLARTRWPDPETVGDWSQGVRVANARSLVGYWEHGYDWRRFESELNRFPQFRTEIDGLDIHFIHVKSRNPCAMPLILTHGWPGSIAEFLKLIGPLTDPVSFGGDAADSFDVVIPSLPGFGFSQKPTETGWTVSRIASAWVELMKRLGYPKWAAQGGDWGAVVTTALGAMHPEGLLGIHLNTQYALPAQIPGTLSPEQRHTVETLALYTGELGGSNHLQGTKPETVGFGLADSPAGQAAWIYEKFQSKTDNHGLAEDVLGIDDMLDAISLYWFTNSAASSARIYWENKSLTFAGPKLSLPVAVTVFPRDIPRLPRSWIEDTYHNLIHYGEADKGGHFAALEQPELLVGEIRTGLRTLRS; via the coding sequence ATGACCGCACCGACCCCGCCGACCCCGCCGACCTCGACCCTCGTCCGCCCGTTCACCGTCTCGATCTCGGATGCGGAGATCGACGACCTGAAGCGGCGACTGGCCAGAACCCGATGGCCGGATCCGGAAACGGTGGGCGACTGGTCGCAAGGGGTTCGCGTGGCGAACGCCAGATCTCTGGTCGGCTACTGGGAGCACGGCTACGACTGGCGGCGCTTCGAGTCCGAGCTCAATCGCTTCCCCCAGTTCCGGACCGAGATCGATGGGCTGGACATCCACTTCATCCACGTCAAGTCCCGGAATCCCTGCGCGATGCCGCTGATCCTCACGCACGGATGGCCGGGCTCGATCGCCGAGTTCCTGAAGCTGATCGGCCCGCTGACCGATCCGGTTTCGTTCGGAGGAGACGCCGCCGATTCGTTCGACGTCGTCATCCCGTCGCTCCCCGGGTTCGGGTTCTCCCAGAAGCCCACGGAGACCGGGTGGACCGTATCGCGCATCGCCAGCGCGTGGGTGGAGCTGATGAAGCGTCTCGGCTACCCGAAATGGGCCGCGCAAGGCGGCGATTGGGGTGCCGTCGTCACCACCGCACTCGGAGCCATGCACCCTGAAGGGCTGCTCGGAATCCATTTGAACACCCAGTACGCCCTTCCCGCGCAGATACCCGGCACCTTGTCGCCCGAACAGCGCCACACCGTCGAGACCCTCGCCCTCTACACCGGTGAACTCGGTGGGTCGAACCACCTTCAGGGCACGAAACCGGAGACTGTCGGGTTCGGCCTGGCGGACTCTCCGGCTGGGCAGGCAGCCTGGATCTACGAGAAGTTCCAGTCCAAGACCGACAACCACGGGCTCGCCGAGGACGTCCTCGGCATCGACGACATGCTGGACGCGATATCCCTCTACTGGTTCACCAACAGCGCAGCGTCGTCCGCCCGCATCTATTGGGAGAACAAGTCGCTCACTTTCGCCGGCCCGAAGCTGTCGCTTCCGGTCGCGGTGACCGTCTTCCCGAGGGACATCCCACGCCTGCCACGAAGCTGGATCGAAGACACCTACCACAATCTGATCCACTACGGCGAGGCCGACAAGGGCGGGCACTTCGCGGCCTTGGAACAGCCCGAGCTCCTGGTCGGCGAAATCCGCACCGGGCTGCGCACCCTTCGTTCCTGA
- a CDS encoding thiamine pyrophosphate-binding protein, with product MSPKAGTLIETAADAIVRALEQAGAEHVFTVPGGAVTPLLFAAESAGLRVVLAKHENGAAFMAMGYAQAGHRLGVCAVTSGPGATNAVTGVAAAWHDCAPVLVLTGQVAVGQFGRGAFQDSSPGGPLDIVGLYRHLAKRSELVMDPDEAGPLTSDLVREALAGRRGPVHLSVPNNVAIAPCPVSPRVDDEAEPPTLDEAAMSTVTHILATARRPVILAGHGVYVADACAALRAVAEQFRIPVATTPKGKGAFPEDHPLSLGVFGFGGDAPAESYLLGENVDVLVVVGSSLGEFQTGGYAPALGAGRTVVQIDIDPNVIGRTYRTDVAVIADARAALESLAVLGGDVVPRREFEPLPVAVRRDADRMEGMLSPRAAVETVCEALSPDTLLFVDIGNCMGLASECHRVREPGTYFVGLGLGSMGYAGPASIGAKLARPDRPAVALMGDGAFAMTGAEIHTAVDNDIPVIWVVLNNGGHGMVHAGEVIVFGESKPWNLFGQSIDVGSVAAGLGAVARTVKSVDDLRAAVEEATAARLSTVIDVRVDPDETAAVVRKRAEVLRDKIAGPA from the coding sequence ATGTCGCCAAAGGCAGGAACGCTGATCGAGACGGCCGCCGACGCGATCGTCCGAGCGCTCGAACAAGCGGGCGCCGAGCACGTGTTCACGGTGCCGGGCGGGGCGGTGACGCCGCTGCTGTTCGCGGCGGAGTCGGCGGGCCTGCGCGTGGTACTCGCCAAGCACGAGAACGGCGCGGCGTTCATGGCGATGGGCTACGCCCAGGCGGGCCACCGGCTCGGGGTGTGCGCGGTGACCTCGGGACCGGGCGCCACCAACGCCGTGACGGGCGTCGCGGCCGCGTGGCACGACTGCGCACCGGTCCTGGTGCTCACCGGCCAGGTCGCGGTCGGCCAGTTCGGTCGCGGCGCGTTCCAGGACAGCAGTCCCGGGGGACCGCTGGACATCGTGGGCCTGTACCGGCACCTCGCGAAGCGCTCGGAGCTGGTCATGGACCCCGACGAGGCCGGTCCGCTGACGAGCGACCTGGTGCGGGAGGCGCTTGCCGGACGGCGTGGTCCGGTGCACCTGAGCGTGCCGAACAACGTGGCGATCGCGCCCTGTCCGGTGTCGCCGCGGGTGGACGACGAGGCCGAGCCGCCGACGCTGGACGAGGCCGCGATGAGCACCGTCACCCACATCCTCGCCACAGCCCGGCGCCCCGTGATTCTCGCCGGTCACGGCGTGTACGTCGCGGACGCATGTGCGGCATTGCGTGCCGTGGCGGAGCAGTTCCGGATTCCCGTTGCCACGACCCCGAAAGGCAAGGGTGCTTTCCCCGAAGACCACCCGCTCTCGCTGGGGGTTTTCGGGTTCGGCGGTGACGCCCCCGCCGAGTCGTACCTGCTCGGCGAGAACGTCGACGTGCTCGTGGTGGTGGGCAGCAGCCTGGGTGAGTTCCAGACGGGCGGCTACGCCCCCGCCCTCGGAGCCGGCCGCACCGTGGTGCAGATCGACATCGACCCGAACGTCATCGGCCGCACCTACCGGACCGACGTCGCGGTGATCGCGGATGCCCGCGCAGCGCTCGAGAGCCTGGCGGTGCTCGGTGGTGACGTGGTGCCACGTCGGGAATTCGAGCCCCTGCCCGTGGCCGTGCGCAGAGACGCCGACCGCATGGAAGGCATGCTGTCTCCTCGCGCCGCCGTCGAGACGGTGTGCGAAGCACTGTCGCCGGACACCCTGCTGTTCGTCGACATCGGCAACTGCATGGGGCTGGCGAGCGAATGCCACCGGGTGCGGGAGCCTGGAACGTACTTCGTCGGGCTCGGTCTGGGGTCGATGGGATACGCGGGTCCGGCATCGATCGGCGCGAAGCTCGCCCGGCCGGACCGTCCGGCCGTCGCGTTGATGGGGGACGGCGCATTCGCGATGACCGGCGCGGAGATCCACACCGCGGTGGACAACGACATCCCGGTGATCTGGGTGGTGCTCAACAACGGCGGCCACGGCATGGTCCACGCGGGCGAGGTCATCGTCTTCGGCGAGTCCAAGCCGTGGAACCTCTTCGGCCAGAGCATCGACGTCGGCAGCGTGGCCGCCGGCCTCGGAGCGGTGGCCCGCACCGTGAAGTCCGTCGACGACCTGCGCGCGGCCGTCGAAGAGGCCACGGCGGCACGGCTTTCCACGGTCATCGACGTGCGGGTGGACCCGGACGAGACCGCCGCCGTGGTCCGGAAGCGAGCCGAGGTGCTCCGCGACAAGATCGCCGGCCCGGCCTGA
- a CDS encoding carboxymuconolactone decarboxylase family protein produces the protein MADSSAGSERFLRGEAAMRRLTGGDPALSRAMAQADEVTPDLARFVVEFVFGELYSRTGLDPQRRHLVTLSCLISLGETEELRVHLGLALNTGLSPDEIVEAILHTAAYVGFPRAVAATRVAREVFIDKGIIGSGDQ, from the coding sequence ATGGCGGACTCGTCCGCGGGCTCGGAGCGTTTCCTGCGTGGCGAGGCGGCGATGCGCCGGCTCACCGGAGGTGATCCCGCGCTGTCCCGTGCCATGGCGCAAGCGGACGAGGTCACGCCCGACCTCGCGCGCTTCGTCGTGGAGTTCGTCTTCGGCGAGCTGTACTCCCGCACCGGACTCGACCCGCAGCGCCGCCATCTGGTGACGCTGTCCTGTCTGATCAGCCTCGGTGAGACCGAAGAACTGCGCGTGCACCTGGGCCTGGCGCTCAACACCGGGTTGTCGCCGGACGAGATCGTCGAGGCGATCCTGCACACCGCCGCGTACGTCGGGTTCCCGCGAGCCGTAGCCGCCACCCGCGTCGCGCGGGAGGTCTTCATCGACAAGGGAATCATCGGCTCCGGCGACCAGTGA